One window of Vicinamibacterales bacterium genomic DNA carries:
- a CDS encoding PqqD family protein yields the protein MSDVFFTRAGQLAARKVAGEVVILRADDSSLFVLNPVASAVWEAADGQTPLAAVVRDVICRDYDVDAATALRDASELLAALSAEGLLRTSGQPLPAADQAAATGAGA from the coding sequence ATGAGCGACGTGTTCTTCACGCGCGCCGGCCAGCTGGCCGCCCGGAAGGTCGCCGGCGAGGTCGTCATCCTGCGCGCGGACGATTCGAGTCTCTTCGTGCTGAACCCCGTGGCCAGCGCCGTCTGGGAAGCGGCCGACGGGCAGACACCGCTCGCTGCGGTGGTGCGCGACGTCATCTGCCGCGACTACGACGTCGACGCCGCGACCGCGCTCCGGGACGCGTCGGAATTGCTCGCCGCGCTCAGTGCGGAAGGTCTGCTGCGAACCTCGGGCCAGCCGCTGCCGGCGGCCGATCAGGCGGCGGCGACCGGAGCCGGCGCATGA